A part of Nocardioides sp. WS12 genomic DNA contains:
- a CDS encoding LuxR family transcriptional regulator has translation MPADLLFERERSLEALQAVLVAARAGTGRAALVTGAPGIGKTRLLGALMAEASAGGVVCLSATGHTMEQDYGFGVVRALFAQLPEALRDELVDEGGRASADAPAGALFALLDALLDALTRAAAQRPLLVVVDDLQWVDEPSLRFLHFLARRLSGTGIGLVLAVRSGQQHGSILAELGHTVSGTEVALGPLTRDAVGAVLRERLGDVAEVFIDACMTWTRGNPLFLSELSATMATEGIEPTADGAARLAELAPGTIGRLVFVRIARAGDAAVSLAQAVAVLGDAPTVAAAARLADLSVAAAGEAAVALIGLDILDQSLAFTHPVVREAVYDDLAAPLRATRHFAAAEVLHELSAPVEAIAAQLLLAPAVDAPWVRPALQRAARAAVARGAPDAAARFLGRALGADAERADAADVATLGGIDAHGSGDQAQVALDVTRTHLLWIAGRSTAAIELADRTVDVRSGEDSRPDAMLAMKLMLQCVTPGAERPSPELLDRFASLTGQTQVERDCLLPVILYRLARGTPAAEIRPLIAKVTSGQNTHSAKRRSPATWLFLLLHLGDLDRTLDFVDRYRAAAEDTDSPMWRAEALTVRSQTLYRLGRIAEAEHDANEALAITDGTFALTGPVAAATLMQSRLELGDQAGAIAAAEGFKFPSQREDTAFAALAEAATGRVRTRTGDPEGGLSLLRSAGEKLDSVEWIITELSPWRIDAAQALVGLGRKDEAIETIAPAYDAAVRFGAPNGLGRVLRVRALLEEPVSIDLLREAVAVYDDGGLPLKRAHALVELGAALRRAGHRTDAREPLAEAMDLAHRCGARPLVDRATDELTAAGSRPRTTARTGVEALTASELRVARLAASGLRNADIARELFVQPTTVEKHLASVFRKLGIESRTDLPTL, from the coding sequence GTGCCGGCCGATCTGCTCTTCGAGCGTGAGCGCTCGCTGGAGGCCTTGCAAGCGGTCCTGGTCGCCGCACGCGCCGGCACCGGACGCGCCGCCCTGGTGACCGGTGCGCCGGGCATCGGCAAGACCCGGCTCCTCGGCGCCTTGATGGCCGAAGCCTCCGCCGGCGGGGTGGTCTGCCTGTCCGCCACCGGGCACACCATGGAACAGGACTACGGCTTCGGCGTCGTCCGTGCACTCTTCGCCCAGCTCCCCGAGGCCCTGCGTGACGAACTGGTCGACGAGGGCGGTCGTGCCTCCGCGGACGCACCGGCCGGAGCGCTCTTCGCGTTGCTCGACGCCCTGCTCGACGCCCTGACCCGCGCCGCGGCCCAGCGGCCGTTGCTGGTCGTGGTCGACGACCTCCAGTGGGTCGACGAGCCATCCCTGCGGTTCCTGCACTTCCTCGCCCGCCGCCTGTCCGGCACCGGCATCGGACTGGTGCTCGCGGTCCGGAGCGGCCAGCAGCACGGCTCGATCCTGGCCGAGCTCGGCCACACCGTGAGCGGAACCGAGGTCGCCCTTGGGCCACTGACCCGCGACGCCGTCGGCGCCGTCCTTCGGGAGCGCCTCGGCGACGTCGCCGAGGTCTTCATCGACGCCTGCATGACCTGGACCCGCGGCAATCCGCTCTTCCTCTCCGAGCTGTCGGCGACGATGGCCACCGAGGGCATCGAACCCACGGCTGACGGCGCAGCCCGGCTCGCCGAACTCGCCCCCGGCACCATCGGCCGACTGGTGTTCGTGCGGATTGCGCGGGCCGGGGATGCCGCCGTGTCGCTCGCCCAGGCGGTCGCCGTGCTCGGCGACGCACCCACGGTGGCCGCAGCCGCCCGCCTTGCCGACCTCAGCGTCGCCGCGGCCGGAGAGGCGGCCGTCGCGCTGATCGGGCTCGACATCCTGGACCAGTCCCTCGCGTTCACCCATCCCGTCGTCCGTGAGGCCGTGTACGACGACCTGGCGGCTCCGCTGCGCGCAACCAGACACTTCGCAGCGGCGGAGGTGTTGCATGAGCTGTCGGCGCCGGTCGAGGCCATCGCTGCTCAACTCCTGCTCGCGCCCGCTGTCGACGCGCCGTGGGTCCGACCTGCGCTGCAACGCGCGGCGCGGGCGGCCGTGGCCCGCGGCGCGCCTGACGCCGCCGCTCGGTTCCTGGGTCGCGCCCTGGGCGCCGACGCAGAGCGGGCCGACGCCGCCGACGTCGCGACGCTCGGTGGGATCGACGCCCATGGGTCGGGCGATCAGGCGCAGGTGGCACTGGACGTCACTCGCACCCACCTGTTGTGGATTGCCGGCCGCTCGACCGCGGCGATCGAGCTTGCAGACCGGACGGTCGACGTACGCTCGGGCGAGGACAGCCGACCGGACGCCATGCTTGCCATGAAGCTGATGCTGCAGTGCGTCACGCCCGGGGCTGAACGACCTTCACCCGAGCTGCTGGACCGGTTCGCCAGCCTGACGGGCCAGACCCAGGTCGAGCGGGACTGCCTGCTCCCCGTGATCCTGTACCGGCTGGCACGAGGCACCCCGGCTGCAGAGATCCGGCCCCTGATCGCGAAGGTGACGTCCGGACAGAACACCCACTCCGCCAAGCGACGGTCGCCGGCCACGTGGCTCTTCCTGCTGCTGCACCTCGGCGACCTGGACCGGACGCTCGACTTCGTCGACCGCTATCGGGCAGCAGCGGAGGACACGGATTCGCCGATGTGGCGGGCCGAGGCACTCACCGTGCGCTCGCAGACGCTCTATCGGTTGGGTCGGATCGCCGAGGCCGAGCACGACGCCAACGAAGCCCTGGCCATCACCGACGGCACCTTCGCACTGACCGGTCCGGTCGCCGCGGCGACGCTGATGCAGAGTCGTCTGGAACTGGGCGATCAGGCGGGCGCGATCGCGGCGGCCGAGGGCTTCAAGTTCCCCTCGCAGCGCGAGGACACTGCGTTCGCCGCCCTCGCCGAGGCCGCGACCGGCCGGGTCCGCACTCGGACGGGCGACCCGGAAGGTGGCCTGTCTCTCCTGCGGAGCGCGGGGGAGAAGCTCGACTCGGTCGAGTGGATCATCACCGAACTGTCCCCGTGGCGGATCGACGCCGCCCAGGCACTCGTCGGGCTGGGGAGGAAGGACGAGGCGATCGAGACCATCGCGCCGGCGTACGACGCCGCCGTCCGCTTCGGCGCCCCGAACGGGCTCGGCCGCGTCCTCAGGGTGCGGGCCCTGCTCGAGGAACCGGTCTCCATCGACCTGCTCCGCGAGGCCGTTGCCGTGTACGACGACGGGGGACTCCCGCTCAAGCGGGCTCACGCGCTCGTCGAACTGGGCGCCGCGTTGCGCCGGGCCGGACACCGAACGGATGCCCGCGAACCCCTCGCGGAGGCCATGGACCTCGCCCATCGGTGTGGGGCCCGGCCGCTGGTGGACCGCGCCACCGATGAGCTCACCGCCGCGGGATCCCGCCCCCGCACGACCGCCCGGACCGGGGTGGAAGCGCTGACCGCCTCCGAGCTCCGGGTCGCCCGGCTCGCCGCCTCGGGACTGCGCAACGCCGACATCGCGCGGGAGCTGTTCGTCCAGCCGACGACGGTCGAGAAGCACCTGGCATCCGTGTTCCGGAAGCTCGGCATCGAGTCCCGAACGGACCTCCCCACCCTCTGA